In Nocardioides cavernae, a single genomic region encodes these proteins:
- a CDS encoding DHA2 family efflux MFS transporter permease subunit, producing MVAGVVVLGAIMSILDITVVSVALNTFQEEFNATAAEVAWTMTAYTLALASVIPLTGWAADRFGTKRLYLLAVALFTAGSVLCAAATSLEMLVLFRVLQGLGGGMLMPLGMTILTRAAGPERVGRVMAVLGIPMLLGPIFGPILGGALIESASWHWIFLINLPIGIAAIVYAWIVLPKDDVEPSETFDWLGMLLLSPGLAAFLFGVSSIPEEGTAMAPKVLVPMVLGAVLIAAFVPWALAKRNIHPLVELRLFQNRNLTVAIIAMTLFAIAFFGASLLFPLYFIQVRGEGTLATGWLLAPQGVGAMITMPIAGILADKIGPGKIVLVGITVITVGMAMFTQIGADTSYVYILGALFIMGLGMGGTMMPIMTAALATLTAHNVARGSTLLNITQQVAASIGTALFSVILTNELKDSRFVSAGAALAEAGADQGAVAAVLERFGMSQEQLANIEALITSDMADAFATVFIVATVLVACCLIPAAFLPRKKVAPVDPTAMMGH from the coding sequence ATGGTGGCCGGCGTGGTCGTCCTGGGGGCGATCATGTCGATCCTCGACATCACCGTCGTCTCCGTCGCCCTCAACACCTTCCAGGAAGAGTTCAACGCCACGGCCGCCGAGGTCGCCTGGACGATGACCGCCTACACGCTCGCCCTGGCCAGCGTGATCCCGCTGACCGGCTGGGCCGCGGACCGCTTCGGCACGAAGCGCCTCTACCTCCTCGCGGTCGCGCTCTTCACCGCCGGCTCCGTGCTCTGCGCGGCGGCGACCTCGCTCGAGATGCTGGTCCTCTTCCGGGTCCTGCAGGGTCTCGGCGGCGGCATGCTGATGCCGCTCGGCATGACGATCCTGACCCGGGCCGCCGGTCCCGAGCGGGTCGGTCGCGTGATGGCCGTGCTCGGCATCCCGATGCTCCTCGGCCCGATCTTCGGCCCCATCCTCGGTGGCGCGCTGATCGAGAGCGCCTCGTGGCACTGGATCTTCCTGATCAACCTGCCCATCGGCATCGCCGCGATCGTCTACGCCTGGATCGTGCTGCCCAAGGACGACGTCGAGCCGTCGGAGACCTTCGACTGGCTGGGCATGCTGCTGCTCTCCCCGGGTCTCGCCGCGTTCCTCTTCGGCGTGAGCTCCATCCCCGAGGAGGGCACCGCGATGGCCCCCAAGGTGCTGGTCCCGATGGTCCTGGGTGCCGTCCTGATCGCCGCGTTCGTGCCCTGGGCGCTGGCCAAGCGCAACATCCACCCGCTCGTGGAGCTGCGCCTGTTCCAGAACCGCAACCTGACGGTCGCGATCATCGCGATGACGCTCTTCGCGATCGCGTTCTTCGGCGCCTCGCTGCTGTTCCCGCTCTACTTCATCCAGGTGCGCGGCGAGGGCACGCTCGCCACCGGCTGGCTGCTCGCCCCGCAGGGCGTCGGCGCGATGATCACGATGCCGATCGCCGGCATCCTGGCCGACAAGATCGGCCCCGGCAAGATCGTCCTCGTCGGCATCACGGTGATCACCGTCGGCATGGCGATGTTCACCCAGATCGGCGCCGACACGTCCTACGTCTACATCCTGGGCGCGCTCTTCATCATGGGTCTCGGCATGGGCGGCACGATGATGCCGATCATGACCGCCGCGCTCGCGACGCTGACCGCGCACAACGTGGCCCGCGGCTCGACGCTGCTCAACATCACCCAGCAGGTGGCGGCCTCCATCGGCACCGCGCTCTTCTCGGTGATCCTGACCAACGAGCTCAAGGACTCCCGGTTCGTCTCCGCCGGTGCCGCGCTCGCCGAGGCGGGCGCGGACCAGGGTGCCGTGGCCGCGGTCCTCGAGAGGTTCGGCATGTCGCAGGAGCAGCTCGCCAACATCGAGGCGCTGATCACCAGCGACATGGCCGACGCGTTCGCGACGGTCTTCATCGTCGCCACGGTCCTGGTCGCCTGCTGCCTCATCCCGGCCGCCTTCCTGCCGCGCAAGAAGGTCGCCCCGGTCGACCCGACCGCGATGATGGGTCACTGA
- a CDS encoding RNA polymerase sigma factor, which yields MTSRRPTTTDDLLARTLREEAGPLVARLSRRFGDFDLAEESVQGAVVEALTSWRRDGPPQRPGAWLQVAATRNAMDGMRHRDRQRALAARADVPTTDEAGEGTDDRLALLFACCHPALAPDARLALTLRAVVGLTTPQIARAFLVHESTLAQRIVRAKRKIVSAGIALTVPPQADLTSRLTDVLAVVYVMFNEGFVSSTGPAQDRDLAADAVWLADVIATSLPDEAEAWGLAALLTIQHARGRARFADGDLVLLRDQDRDLWDHDAIAAGERLIERAASLRQPGRYQLQAAIAAVHATAASWAETDWLQISLLYEELSRHDPSPVVRLNHVVAHAQVVGPVDALARLETLAEPLAEYHLFHATRAELLTSVGRDDEAAAANRRALELTANDAERRLLTTRLHRRPLSDGS from the coding sequence ATGACGAGCCGGCGGCCGACCACCACGGACGACCTCCTCGCGCGGACCCTGCGCGAGGAGGCCGGCCCGCTGGTGGCCCGGCTCTCACGCCGGTTCGGCGACTTCGACCTGGCCGAGGAGTCGGTGCAGGGAGCGGTCGTCGAGGCACTGACGTCGTGGCGTCGCGACGGTCCCCCGCAGCGACCCGGCGCCTGGCTCCAGGTCGCGGCGACCCGCAACGCGATGGACGGCATGCGGCACCGCGACCGCCAGCGGGCGCTCGCCGCGCGGGCGGACGTACCGACCACCGACGAGGCCGGCGAGGGGACCGACGACCGGCTCGCGCTGCTCTTCGCCTGCTGCCACCCCGCGCTCGCTCCCGACGCCCGGCTGGCGCTCACCCTGCGTGCGGTCGTCGGCCTCACCACCCCGCAGATCGCGCGCGCGTTCCTCGTCCACGAGTCGACCCTCGCCCAGCGCATCGTCCGCGCGAAGCGGAAGATCGTCTCTGCGGGCATCGCCCTGACCGTCCCGCCGCAGGCGGACCTCACGTCCCGGCTCACCGACGTGCTGGCGGTCGTCTACGTCATGTTCAACGAGGGCTTCGTCTCGTCGACCGGTCCGGCACAGGACCGGGACCTTGCCGCCGACGCGGTCTGGCTAGCCGACGTCATCGCCACGTCGCTGCCCGACGAGGCTGAGGCGTGGGGCCTCGCCGCCCTGCTCACCATCCAGCACGCCCGCGGCCGCGCGCGGTTCGCTGACGGTGACCTGGTGCTGCTCCGCGACCAGGACCGGGACCTGTGGGACCACGACGCCATCGCCGCGGGCGAGCGGCTCATCGAGCGCGCCGCCTCGCTCCGCCAGCCCGGGCGCTACCAACTCCAGGCCGCGATCGCCGCGGTGCACGCGACCGCCGCCAGCTGGGCCGAGACCGACTGGCTCCAGATCTCCCTGCTCTACGAGGAGCTCTCTCGCCACGACCCGTCCCCGGTCGTACGCCTCAACCACGTCGTCGCGCACGCCCAGGTCGTCGGCCCCGTCGACGCCCTCGCCCGCCTCGAGACGCTCGCCGAGCCGCTCGCGGAGTACCACCTCTTCCACGCCACCCGCGCCGAGCTCCTCACGTCCGTCGGGCGCGACGACGAGGCTGCGGCGGCCAACCGGCGTGCTCTCGAGCTGACGGCGAACGATGCCGAGCGCCGGCTGCTGACCACGCGCCTCCACCGCCGACCGCTGTCGGACGGCAGCTAG
- a CDS encoding dipeptidase: MDVHELLAAHPVIDGHNDLLWEARAQVAYDFSRLDVGAGGTPTHTDLPRMRAGGMGAQFWSVYVPTRLTGDAAVSATLEQVDAARMMTSRYYDDLAWATTADEIEDAWATDRIASLMGAEGGHSINSSLGTLRQMYELGVRYLTLTHNANTPWADSATDAPVAGGLTAFGREVVREMNRIGMMVDLSHVSADTMRAALEVAEAPVIFSHSSARAVTDSPRNAPDDVLETMARGGGVCMVTFVPKFVNAACADHHRELVTAAAADGVPESDGLRFAAFEDRWLEDHPQPTATLADVVAHVEHVREVAGVDHVGLGGDYDGVETLPDGLEDVSAYPALLSALADRGWSGDDLGRLTCRNTLRVMREVESVALDLQAEREPSTARIEDLDGA; encoded by the coding sequence ATGGACGTCCACGAGCTGCTCGCTGCGCACCCGGTCATCGACGGCCACAACGACCTGCTGTGGGAGGCGCGCGCGCAGGTGGCGTACGACTTCTCCCGGCTCGACGTGGGCGCAGGCGGGACCCCGACCCACACCGACCTCCCGCGGATGCGGGCGGGTGGGATGGGCGCGCAGTTCTGGTCGGTCTACGTCCCGACGCGTCTCACCGGCGACGCGGCCGTCAGCGCGACGCTCGAGCAGGTCGACGCCGCGCGGATGATGACCAGCCGGTACTACGACGACCTCGCCTGGGCGACCACCGCCGACGAGATCGAGGACGCCTGGGCGACCGACCGGATCGCATCGCTGATGGGCGCCGAGGGCGGGCACTCGATCAACAGCTCACTCGGCACCCTTCGCCAGATGTACGAGCTGGGCGTGCGATACCTGACGCTGACCCACAACGCGAACACCCCGTGGGCGGACTCCGCGACGGACGCGCCGGTGGCGGGCGGGCTCACGGCCTTCGGACGCGAGGTGGTCCGCGAGATGAACCGGATCGGGATGATGGTCGACCTCTCCCACGTCTCGGCCGACACGATGCGCGCGGCGCTGGAGGTCGCGGAGGCGCCGGTGATCTTCAGCCACAGCTCGGCGCGTGCGGTCACCGACAGTCCCCGCAACGCCCCCGACGACGTGCTCGAGACGATGGCGCGCGGCGGCGGCGTGTGCATGGTGACCTTCGTGCCGAAGTTCGTGAACGCGGCCTGTGCCGACCACCACCGCGAGCTGGTGACGGCCGCGGCAGCAGACGGCGTACCCGAGTCGGACGGCCTGCGGTTCGCGGCGTTCGAGGACCGCTGGCTTGAGGACCACCCCCAGCCCACCGCGACGCTGGCCGACGTGGTGGCCCACGTCGAGCACGTGCGCGAGGTGGCCGGCGTCGACCACGTCGGTCTCGGCGGCGACTACGACGGGGTCGAGACCCTGCCCGACGGGCTGGAGGACGTGTCGGCGTACCCCGCCCTGCTCTCCGCGCTCGCCGACCGCGGCTGGTCGGGCGACGACCTGGGTCGGCTCACCTGCCGCAACACCCTGCGCGTGATGCGCGAGGTCGAGTCCGTGGCCCTCGACCTGCAGGCCGAGCGCGAGCCGAGCACCGCCCGGATCGAGGACCTCGACGGGGCATGA
- a CDS encoding YciI family protein yields the protein MKYVLMYTSRPDLAGETDPEAAHAIYKRVYEWFGENAGVMADSGAELLGVETATTVKHDADGAVVVDGPFNEAKEVIGGFSVIDVADMDAAIAVVKSWPMLDLPGVAVEIRPMVEDYSHMEG from the coding sequence ATGAAGTACGTCCTGATGTACACCTCCCGCCCCGACCTGGCCGGGGAGACCGACCCCGAGGCCGCGCATGCGATCTACAAGCGGGTCTACGAGTGGTTCGGCGAGAACGCCGGCGTGATGGCCGACTCCGGCGCCGAGCTGCTCGGCGTCGAGACCGCCACCACCGTCAAGCACGACGCTGACGGCGCGGTCGTCGTCGACGGCCCGTTCAACGAGGCCAAGGAGGTCATCGGTGGGTTCAGCGTCATCGACGTGGCCGACATGGACGCCGCGATCGCGGTGGTGAAGAGCTGGCCGATGCTCGACCTGCCGGGCGTGGCGGTGGAGATCCGGCCGATGGTCGAGGACTACTCCCACATGGAGGGATGA
- a CDS encoding DEAD/DEAH box helicase, with the protein MSFVPVTGPARLLVGEPPREGSVEFTDERRTIVMPIRGALPVLGKVRDQTDVHPSVALLAGAALMGLQLVASGRFAPDPEGRHWQVAGLDAADERRIAELAASRAWDGFDEATAEGMVRGLLDAVVDTMPRTTPGRSRHRGPTPVVPPPSEPRSPDAFSDQLQQRIARIRARGRDDRPHLVSISFRVEADEEELVVGDVRLVLQVHAVDNPAHLADASELWAESGPEAAHGFGERARTHAAIALRSAADAWPVLDRLLDLRVPDEITLDSDEILSLLDGGAAALTEAGHPVMWPKYLDRDVTQRVELGRRSPSGTREEPLQDGLFGPQALFGFEWQLSLHGEELSDDEMDELARTTSPIIKLRDNWVAVDSAVIKRARKRLIRTVTPVQALAATLTGVVDIEDSPYEAVVGASLLTVRDRVREAASGELVEVPAALQAELRDYQRRGLSWLAELTGLGLGACLADDMGLGKTITLIALHLHRGGGPTLVVCPASLLGNWEAEIRRFAPGVAVRRHHGSARDLDGVTGGFVLTTYGTMRNDAALLGEVSWDLVVADEAQHIKNSRSAAARALRTIPSTARVALTGTPVENDLTELWSILDWAVPGLLGSRNAFRKVWAGPIESGLEPTKARQFADLIGPFLLRRRKSDPGVAPELPPKTETDHLLGLTREQVVLYETLVRESMRRIEEADEETRRGLVLKLLTGLKQICNHPAHFLRQPNPKLRGRSEKIELLDELVGTVMAEDGAVLVFTQYVAMARLLERHLAAAGVPHQFLHGGTPVRERDAMVARFQAGETPVFLLSLKAGGTGLNLTRADHVIHLDRWWNPAVEDQATDRAYRIGQTRPVQVHRFITQGTIEEKIAELLARKRSLADSVLSRGETALTELSDAELRDLVELRR; encoded by the coding sequence ATGAGCTTTGTCCCGGTCACCGGGCCCGCCAGGTTGCTGGTGGGGGAGCCGCCCCGGGAGGGCTCGGTCGAGTTCACCGACGAGCGCCGCACGATCGTGATGCCGATCCGCGGCGCGCTGCCGGTCCTCGGCAAGGTCCGCGACCAGACCGACGTGCATCCCTCGGTCGCGCTGCTCGCCGGGGCGGCGCTGATGGGCCTCCAGCTGGTCGCCTCGGGCCGCTTCGCCCCCGACCCCGAGGGGCGGCACTGGCAGGTCGCAGGCCTCGACGCCGCAGACGAGCGCCGCATCGCCGAGCTGGCGGCCTCCCGGGCCTGGGACGGCTTCGACGAGGCGACCGCCGAGGGCATGGTCCGTGGCCTGCTCGACGCGGTGGTCGACACCATGCCCCGCACCACCCCGGGGCGTTCGCGCCACCGCGGCCCGACGCCCGTCGTCCCCCCGCCGTCGGAGCCGCGCAGCCCCGACGCGTTCAGCGACCAGCTGCAGCAGCGGATCGCCCGCATCCGCGCGCGGGGGCGCGACGACCGCCCGCACCTGGTGTCCATCTCGTTCCGCGTCGAGGCCGACGAGGAGGAGCTGGTCGTCGGCGACGTACGCCTGGTGCTGCAGGTCCACGCCGTCGACAACCCCGCCCACCTCGCCGACGCCTCCGAGCTGTGGGCCGAGTCCGGACCGGAGGCCGCCCACGGCTTCGGCGAACGGGCCCGCACCCACGCCGCCATCGCCCTGCGCTCCGCGGCCGACGCCTGGCCGGTCCTCGACCGGCTGCTCGACCTGCGGGTCCCCGACGAGATCACCCTCGACTCCGACGAGATCCTCTCGCTCCTCGACGGCGGCGCCGCGGCGCTGACCGAGGCGGGCCATCCGGTCATGTGGCCGAAGTACCTCGACCGCGACGTCACCCAGCGGGTCGAGCTGGGCCGACGATCGCCCTCCGGCACCCGCGAGGAGCCCCTGCAGGACGGCCTCTTCGGGCCGCAGGCGCTCTTCGGCTTCGAGTGGCAGCTCTCGTTGCACGGCGAGGAGCTGAGCGACGACGAGATGGACGAGCTGGCCCGCACCACCAGCCCGATCATCAAGCTGCGCGACAACTGGGTCGCGGTCGACTCCGCGGTGATCAAGCGCGCCCGCAAGCGACTGATCCGCACCGTCACCCCGGTCCAGGCGCTGGCAGCGACGCTCACCGGTGTCGTCGACATCGAGGACTCCCCCTACGAGGCGGTCGTCGGGGCGAGCCTCCTCACGGTGCGCGACCGCGTGCGCGAGGCCGCGTCGGGTGAGCTCGTCGAGGTCCCGGCCGCGTTGCAGGCCGAGCTCCGCGACTACCAGCGCCGCGGGCTGTCCTGGCTGGCCGAGCTCACCGGCCTCGGCCTCGGCGCGTGCCTGGCCGACGACATGGGTCTCGGCAAGACGATCACGCTGATCGCGCTGCACCTGCACCGCGGTGGCGGCCCCACCCTGGTCGTCTGCCCGGCCTCGCTGCTCGGCAACTGGGAGGCCGAGATCCGTCGCTTCGCGCCGGGCGTCGCCGTACGCCGTCACCACGGCAGCGCGCGTGACCTCGACGGCGTCACCGGCGGCTTCGTGCTCACGACCTACGGCACGATGCGCAACGACGCCGCCCTCCTCGGCGAGGTCTCGTGGGACCTGGTCGTCGCCGACGAGGCGCAGCACATCAAGAACTCACGCTCGGCCGCCGCCCGGGCGCTGCGCACCATCCCGAGCACCGCGCGCGTCGCGCTGACCGGCACCCCGGTGGAGAACGACCTCACCGAGCTCTGGTCGATCCTCGACTGGGCCGTCCCCGGTCTGCTCGGGAGTCGCAACGCCTTCCGCAAGGTGTGGGCCGGCCCCATCGAGTCGGGCCTCGAGCCCACCAAGGCCCGGCAGTTCGCCGACCTCATCGGCCCGTTCCTGCTGCGGCGCCGCAAGTCCGACCCCGGGGTCGCTCCCGAGCTGCCGCCCAAGACCGAGACCGACCACCTGCTCGGCCTGACCCGCGAGCAGGTCGTCCTCTACGAGACGCTCGTGCGCGAGTCGATGCGCCGCATCGAGGAGGCCGACGAGGAGACCCGCCGCGGTCTGGTGCTCAAGCTGCTCACCGGCCTCAAGCAGATCTGCAACCACCCCGCCCACTTCCTCCGCCAGCCCAACCCCAAGCTCCGCGGCCGCTCGGAGAAGATCGAGCTGCTCGACGAGCTCGTCGGCACGGTCATGGCCGAGGACGGCGCCGTGCTCGTCTTCACCCAGTACGTCGCCATGGCCCGGCTCCTCGAGCGCCACCTCGCCGCCGCGGGGGTCCCGCACCAGTTCCTGCACGGCGGCACCCCAGTGCGCGAGCGCGACGCGATGGTCGCCCGCTTCCAGGCGGGCGAGACCCCGGTCTTCCTGCTCTCGCTCAAGGCCGGCGGCACCGGGCTCAACCTCACCCGCGCCGACCACGTGATCCACCTCGACCGCTGGTGGAACCCCGCCGTCGAGGACCAGGCGACCGACCGGGCCTACCGGATCGGCCAGACCCGGCCGGTGCAGGTCCACCGCTTCATCACCCAGGGGACGATCGAGGAGAAGATCGCCGAGCTGCTCGCCCGCAAGCGCTCGCTGGCCGACTCCGTGCTGTCGCGCGGCGAGACGGCGCTCACCGAGCTGTCCGACGCCGAGCTCCGCGACCTCGTGGAGCTGCGGCGATGA